One Glutamicibacter mishrai genomic window carries:
- a CDS encoding flavin reductase, protein MQQIVNSLQPVKESLVNAWEAAWDRGQVEALDEIFHADFRRISKKSKNVATIGELKQEILSVRDAFPDLVTRIDHLLVDEQEQSIAIFWHTTGTFINDLQGVPATGNTVETRGSNLMKIQDGKIISEQVTWDQSELLEDVGVPSLKSAFEPAGEGVVVDDLSGVPNLDALKGFNRQFVTGVTVVTTMDEQGKPRGLAANSYVSVSLEPPLVLVCVQKTTSTYASLFKSTHLGINIMSNGQRDTVGTFAAKGDDKFANLEWHQGPNGSPLIDGSAASIEAEIKERFQAKTHTVFIAKVKHSEVAQLEPMVYKAGRFYDGAELTAL, encoded by the coding sequence ATGCAACAAATTGTAAATTCACTCCAGCCTGTCAAGGAATCGCTCGTCAATGCTTGGGAAGCGGCTTGGGACCGAGGGCAGGTCGAAGCCCTGGACGAGATCTTCCACGCGGACTTCCGGAGAATCAGCAAGAAATCCAAGAACGTCGCCACCATTGGCGAACTGAAGCAGGAGATCCTGTCCGTTCGGGATGCTTTCCCGGATCTGGTGACAAGAATCGACCACCTGCTCGTTGATGAGCAGGAGCAGTCCATCGCGATTTTCTGGCACACCACCGGGACCTTCATCAACGATCTGCAGGGAGTGCCGGCTACTGGCAACACCGTGGAAACCCGTGGTTCCAACCTGATGAAGATCCAGGATGGAAAGATCATCTCCGAGCAGGTGACGTGGGACCAGAGCGAGCTGCTGGAAGATGTGGGAGTCCCTTCGCTCAAGTCCGCATTCGAACCTGCCGGCGAAGGCGTGGTCGTGGATGATTTGAGCGGGGTGCCGAACCTCGACGCACTCAAGGGATTCAACCGCCAGTTCGTTACCGGCGTGACCGTCGTGACCACCATGGACGAGCAGGGCAAGCCCCGCGGGCTTGCCGCGAATTCCTACGTGTCCGTTTCGCTGGAGCCGCCGCTGGTGCTCGTTTGCGTGCAGAAGACCACCAGCACCTATGCGTCGCTGTTCAAATCCACCCATCTGGGCATCAACATCATGAGCAACGGACAGCGCGACACCGTGGGCACGTTCGCAGCCAAGGGCGATGACAAGTTCGCCAACCTCGAATGGCACCAAGGCCCGAACGGCAGCCCGCTGATCGACGGTTCGGCCGCGTCCATCGAAGCCGAAATCAAGGAGCGCTTCCAGGCCAAGACCCATACCGTATTCATCGCCAAGGTCAAGCATTCCGAGGTCGCCCAGCTTGAGCCGATGGTCTACAAAGCCGGCCGGTTCTACGACGGCGCCGAATTGACCGCGCTGTAG
- a CDS encoding amino acid synthesis family protein, with protein sequence MNSPLAQPSQLIDLSNRSTLDAYEDLARAIGLRKISCTVEELPHRELGAITRATATAVIPNPWLGTGTSQDLSERTEAIAPLLAKLLSDRLLQALGGAEKVEAFGKAALVGSDGELEHAGALIHTPFFGNLLREALGGTSIICFVDGRGVPGESLRVPMWHKTAAATRTHYQTLELSLPDAPHAGEIAVIAAASTGPRPHARIGDRTTDQVITSEILKGIQL encoded by the coding sequence ATGAATTCTCCACTGGCCCAGCCGTCCCAGCTCATCGATTTGAGCAACAGATCAACGCTCGATGCCTACGAGGACTTGGCCCGGGCCATCGGCTTGCGCAAGATCTCGTGCACGGTGGAAGAACTTCCCCACCGCGAGCTGGGCGCCATCACCCGTGCGACGGCCACCGCTGTCATCCCTAATCCATGGCTGGGCACCGGAACGTCGCAGGACTTGTCCGAGCGGACCGAAGCCATCGCTCCTTTGCTGGCCAAGCTGCTCTCGGATCGTCTGCTCCAAGCCTTGGGCGGAGCCGAGAAGGTCGAAGCTTTCGGCAAGGCCGCTTTGGTGGGCAGCGATGGGGAACTGGAGCACGCCGGCGCGCTGATCCACACTCCTTTCTTCGGCAACCTGCTGCGCGAAGCTCTCGGTGGCACCTCGATCATCTGCTTTGTCGACGGCCGAGGCGTTCCCGGTGAGTCGCTCCGCGTACCGATGTGGCACAAGACCGCAGCGGCCACCCGAACCCACTACCAGACCCTGGAGCTGTCCTTGCCCGACGCCCCGCATGCCGGGGAGATCGCCGTGATCGCCGCGGCATCCACCGGACCGCGTCCGCACGCCCGCATCGGCGACCGCACCACCGACCAAGTCATCACCTCCGAAATCCTGAAGGGAATCCAACTATGA
- a CDS encoding aldehyde dehydrogenase has translation MIERYMHFINGEHVAPSEDRFFTSTNPATLDELYEAARGNAEDVDRAVTAAHKAFTAPSWSTLSATARGHLLRRLGDLIGENAEKLARYESLDNGKLLREMRGQLATLPEYLYYYAGLADKVQGSQIPSMNPAILNYTQREALGVVGAITPWNSPLTLTTSKIAPALAAGNTVVIKPSEYTSRTVLLLAELADQAGFPPGVINVVTGFGAEAGAALVAHPLLAKISFTGSTATGSSIAAQAASRFIGCTLELGGKSPNIVFDDANVANAAMGVVAGIYAAAGQTCIAGSRVFAHKSVYDELLERVTERAKSIVIGDPLADSTELGPLAFADQLEKVASYVKIGADEGAKVLAGGARPEGLDLPGYYFSPTVLTDVNNDMRVVREEIFGPVAAIMPFEHEDELLSMANDTDYGLAAGVWTQNLARAHRMARKLDAGTIWVNTYRAMSPMSPRQGFKNSGVGIEHGIESMNEYTRLKSVWINTDESPVADPFVMRG, from the coding sequence ATGATCGAGCGTTACATGCATTTCATCAACGGCGAGCACGTCGCTCCCAGCGAAGATCGTTTCTTCACCAGCACCAACCCGGCGACTCTCGACGAGCTCTACGAGGCCGCCCGCGGCAATGCCGAAGATGTGGACCGTGCTGTCACGGCCGCCCATAAGGCCTTCACCGCCCCATCGTGGAGCACCTTGAGCGCCACCGCCCGCGGACACCTGCTACGCCGGTTGGGCGATCTGATCGGCGAGAATGCCGAGAAGCTGGCCCGCTACGAGTCCCTGGACAACGGCAAGCTGCTGCGCGAAATGCGCGGCCAGCTGGCCACGCTGCCCGAGTACCTCTACTACTATGCCGGGCTGGCGGACAAGGTTCAGGGCTCCCAGATCCCGAGCATGAACCCGGCGATCCTGAACTACACCCAGCGCGAGGCGCTGGGCGTGGTTGGCGCAATCACCCCGTGGAACTCGCCGCTGACCCTGACCACATCCAAGATCGCCCCGGCACTGGCCGCCGGCAACACCGTGGTGATCAAGCCCAGCGAATACACCTCGCGCACGGTGCTGCTGCTGGCCGAGCTGGCCGACCAGGCCGGATTCCCTCCGGGCGTCATCAACGTGGTCACCGGTTTCGGGGCCGAGGCTGGAGCCGCACTGGTGGCCCACCCGCTGCTGGCCAAGATCTCCTTCACCGGTTCCACTGCCACCGGCTCCTCGATCGCCGCCCAGGCGGCCAGCCGCTTCATCGGCTGCACACTGGAACTGGGCGGGAAGAGCCCGAATATCGTCTTCGACGATGCCAACGTCGCCAACGCGGCCATGGGCGTGGTGGCAGGCATCTACGCCGCGGCCGGCCAAACCTGCATTGCCGGCAGCCGGGTGTTCGCCCACAAATCGGTCTACGACGAGCTGCTGGAACGTGTCACCGAACGTGCCAAGTCCATCGTCATCGGCGACCCGCTGGCGGATTCCACCGAGCTGGGCCCGCTGGCCTTCGCCGACCAGCTGGAGAAGGTCGCTTCCTACGTGAAGATCGGCGCAGACGAGGGTGCCAAGGTGCTGGCCGGCGGTGCCCGCCCCGAAGGCTTGGATCTTCCGGGCTACTATTTCTCCCCCACCGTGCTCACCGACGTGAATAACGACATGCGCGTGGTCCGCGAGGAGATCTTCGGTCCGGTGGCAGCGATCATGCCTTTCGAGCACGAAGACGAACTGCTGTCGATGGCCAACGACACCGACTACGGGCTGGCCGCTGGCGTATGGACGCAGAACCTGGCCCGCGCCCACCGCATGGCCCGCAAGCTGGATGCCGGCACGATCTGGGTGAACACCTACCGGGCGATGTCCCCGATGTCCCCGCGCCAGGGATTCAAGAACTCGGGCGTCGGCATCGAGCACGGCATCGAATCCATGAACGAATACACCCGTCTCAAGAGCGTATGGATCAACACCGACGAATCCCCCGTCGCGGATCCGTTTGTGATGCGCGGATAA
- a CDS encoding BCCT family transporter, translated as MKTETNEMQGNGPRGGPTLTGGKLRRAADKNEAKQVYKQLQRPGSVLFLSLALVVVFVLWAAFAPERLNALMSGASSWSAQYIGWSYLLVTLGCIVLMLFLAFSRYGGIRLGKDADRPEFSTWAWIAMILGAVMGIGLISYGAAEPMSHFMVPPHGRAEPETMDAAVLALQFSYFDWGPNAWALFGVFGLAIAYSTHRRGNSGLVSVMLRPILGKSMDGWLGKIIDVFTVLATLFGTTTSLGLGASQIAEGLNSLIGIPTDLFVKIVIIAGVTIVFTLSALSGVGKGIKWLSQGTMIGAAAIGVFVLVSGPTGFISNIYFRSMGQFLGEFPAVALLTPSGAEDLQWMQWWTYFMMAWWLSWGAFVGIFLARISKGRTIREFVFAVMGVPSLVFSVWFSIFGGTSIHQEMNGSSGIGQATLEDTNSTFFAMLAELPIPEVTSAFTVILVVLFFITGADSNTYVLGTLTSGGNMYPKRPVLVVWGLLTGVCAIVLLLVGGLEALQQAAILSAVPFTAIVTLLGMSLMKELRCDTRLPAPLLEAAAPIRSSNAAD; from the coding sequence ATGAAAACCGAAACCAACGAAATGCAGGGCAATGGGCCACGCGGAGGGCCTACGCTCACCGGCGGCAAATTGCGCCGGGCTGCGGACAAGAACGAAGCGAAACAGGTCTACAAGCAGCTCCAGCGCCCAGGCAGCGTCCTCTTCCTTTCGCTGGCCCTGGTCGTGGTCTTCGTGCTGTGGGCGGCTTTTGCACCGGAGCGGCTCAATGCACTGATGTCCGGGGCGTCCAGCTGGTCGGCGCAGTACATTGGCTGGAGCTACCTGCTGGTGACTCTCGGCTGCATCGTGCTGATGCTGTTCCTGGCCTTTTCGCGCTACGGGGGCATCAGGCTGGGCAAGGACGCGGACCGGCCTGAATTCTCCACTTGGGCATGGATCGCGATGATCCTCGGTGCTGTGATGGGCATCGGGCTGATCAGCTATGGGGCTGCTGAGCCGATGAGCCACTTCATGGTGCCGCCGCATGGCCGGGCCGAGCCGGAAACCATGGATGCCGCAGTTCTGGCCTTGCAATTCTCATACTTCGACTGGGGACCAAATGCCTGGGCGCTGTTCGGCGTATTTGGCCTGGCCATTGCCTATTCGACACACCGCCGGGGCAATTCGGGCCTCGTCTCGGTGATGCTCAGGCCTATCCTCGGAAAGTCGATGGACGGATGGTTGGGGAAAATCATTGACGTGTTCACCGTGCTTGCGACGCTCTTCGGCACGACCACTTCCCTGGGGTTGGGTGCTTCGCAGATCGCCGAGGGGCTGAACAGCTTGATCGGGATTCCCACGGATTTGTTCGTCAAGATCGTGATCATCGCCGGCGTGACCATCGTCTTCACCCTCTCGGCGCTCTCCGGCGTGGGCAAAGGCATCAAATGGCTCAGCCAGGGCACGATGATCGGTGCCGCCGCTATTGGCGTCTTCGTCCTGGTATCCGGCCCCACCGGATTCATCTCCAACATCTATTTCCGTTCCATGGGGCAGTTCTTGGGCGAATTCCCGGCCGTGGCGCTGTTGACGCCCTCGGGAGCGGAGGACTTGCAGTGGATGCAATGGTGGACCTACTTCATGATGGCCTGGTGGCTGAGCTGGGGTGCTTTCGTCGGCATCTTCCTGGCGCGCATCTCAAAGGGCCGGACCATCCGTGAGTTCGTTTTTGCGGTCATGGGTGTCCCGTCGCTGGTCTTCAGCGTCTGGTTCAGCATCTTCGGCGGCACCTCGATCCACCAGGAGATGAACGGCAGCTCCGGCATCGGCCAGGCGACGCTGGAGGACACCAACAGCACTTTCTTCGCCATGCTGGCCGAGTTGCCGATACCAGAAGTGACCTCGGCCTTCACGGTAATCCTCGTGGTGCTGTTCTTCATCACCGGTGCTGATTCCAATACCTATGTGCTGGGCACGCTGACCTCCGGCGGAAACATGTACCCCAAGCGCCCGGTCCTGGTGGTCTGGGGACTGCTCACCGGCGTCTGCGCGATCGTGCTGCTGCTCGTGGGTGGGCTCGAAGCGCTTCAACAGGCGGCCATCCTCTCCGCGGTGCCGTTCACAGCGATTGTGACGCTGCTGGGGATGTCGCTGATGAAGGAGTTGCGCTGCGACACGCGCCTGCCGGCACCTTTGCTGGAAGCCGCAGCGCCAATTCGCAGCAGCAACGCAGCAGACTAG
- a CDS encoding amino acid synthesis family protein, with product MNYRKLVTIVEETASEGGRPVEPAAKVVIVAAVFDNPWAGQGFVEDLTEGIDKVASDLGALLAPRVIEALGAPLEAYGKAAIVGLDGEIEHGSALIHTLKFGNHFRDAANATTLLPAVEKRGPAGVQFDIPLKHFTDATIRSHHQSVEARIADAPHAGEILIALAGATRGRPQERLAPLSTEQ from the coding sequence ATGAACTACCGCAAGCTTGTCACCATCGTCGAGGAAACCGCTTCCGAAGGCGGCCGTCCAGTCGAGCCGGCGGCCAAGGTGGTCATTGTGGCCGCTGTGTTCGACAACCCCTGGGCAGGCCAGGGCTTCGTGGAAGACCTGACCGAGGGCATCGACAAGGTGGCCTCGGATTTGGGCGCCCTGCTGGCACCCCGCGTAATCGAAGCGCTGGGCGCCCCGCTGGAAGCCTACGGCAAAGCAGCCATCGTGGGCCTGGACGGGGAAATCGAACATGGCTCGGCCCTGATCCACACCCTGAAATTCGGCAACCACTTCCGCGATGCGGCCAACGCCACCACCTTGCTGCCGGCCGTAGAAAAGCGCGGACCGGCCGGGGTGCAGTTCGACATCCCGCTCAAGCATTTCACCGATGCCACGATCCGTTCGCACCACCAGAGCGTCGAGGCCAGGATCGCCGATGCTCCGCATGCCGGCGAAATCCTGATCGCCTTGGCTGGTGCGACCCGCGGCCGGCCGCAGGAACGCCTGGCCCCGCTGTCCACCGAACAGTAG
- a CDS encoding alpha/beta fold hydrolase: MTSTKQPMVVLLHGVGLDRTMWKPLREQLGRESVALDLPGHGLRPPLRSEQSLASLASDVLERIESREPVHLVGFSLGALVAQHLARFAPERVLTLSAVNSVCQRTSEESAAVEERLATAGTNFSQGVDRAIERWFPASSTTVDPEFIEATRQTMAGNDLESYLHAYAVFARGDREIAGELGAIKQPTLAITGELDPGSTPQMSHRLVAAVPQGRLRIIPGARHMLPVENPRALAAELNSFFSDNEGKQA, encoded by the coding sequence ATGACAAGCACCAAGCAGCCAATGGTTGTCCTCCTGCATGGAGTCGGATTGGACCGGACCATGTGGAAGCCCCTGCGCGAGCAGCTGGGACGCGAATCGGTGGCACTGGATCTGCCAGGGCATGGTTTGCGCCCGCCCTTGCGCAGCGAGCAGAGCCTGGCGAGCCTGGCCTCCGATGTGCTCGAACGGATCGAATCCCGGGAGCCGGTGCACCTGGTTGGATTCTCCCTCGGGGCGCTGGTTGCCCAGCACCTTGCGCGCTTCGCTCCCGAGCGCGTGCTGACCTTGTCCGCGGTGAACTCCGTATGCCAGCGCACCAGCGAAGAGTCCGCAGCAGTGGAGGAACGCCTGGCTACCGCCGGCACGAACTTCTCCCAGGGAGTGGACCGGGCCATCGAACGGTGGTTCCCGGCCTCGTCCACCACCGTGGATCCGGAGTTCATCGAAGCTACGCGGCAAACCATGGCCGGCAACGATCTCGAATCCTATCTGCACGCCTACGCGGTCTTCGCCCGGGGCGACCGGGAGATTGCCGGCGAGCTCGGGGCGATCAAGCAGCCGACGCTGGCTATCACCGGCGAGCTGGATCCCGGCTCGACCCCGCAGATGTCCCACCGGCTGGTTGCCGCCGTACCGCAGGGGCGGCTGCGCATCATCCCCGGAGCACGGCACATGCTCCCGGTGGAGAATCCGCGGGCCTTGGCCGCGGAATTGAACAGTTTTTTCAGCGATAACGAAGGGAAACAGGCATGA
- a CDS encoding tautomerase family protein, producing the protein MPLIDVSIAKGRSPQQLRALISALHQAAENTVDAAPENITVIVREIEHEHWSRTNQTIAERNNSQASA; encoded by the coding sequence ATGCCATTGATTGATGTTTCCATCGCCAAGGGCCGCAGCCCGCAGCAATTGCGCGCCTTGATCTCCGCACTGCACCAAGCGGCCGAAAACACCGTGGATGCCGCACCAGAGAACATCACGGTCATCGTGCGGGAAATCGAGCACGAACACTGGTCCCGGACCAACCAAACCATCGCCGAACGCAATAACAGCCAGGCATCTGCCTAA
- a CDS encoding GntR family transcriptional regulator, with product MQESSIVESKARSNPETPLLGRLRQMIVTGVVQPGDLLAETALAQDFEVSRTPIREALKQLEREGLVEVRARVGTFVRKPTQREIHEMFSLKEAFEGLAAGLLARRGAVPELDQLKENVARSQQAVERGDAELYSQLVHEFHSTLVAGADNRKLSEHYDLLMNQLAYHRIVSQTLSLPGRLQNSKDEHQAIIDAISSKDPLAAELVMRRHVAASSQSAALAAMKEEDEEQPG from the coding sequence ATGCAAGAGAGTTCAATCGTGGAATCAAAAGCCAGAAGCAACCCGGAGACGCCGCTGCTCGGCAGGCTCCGTCAGATGATCGTCACCGGAGTTGTCCAACCCGGGGACCTATTGGCGGAGACTGCCCTCGCGCAAGATTTCGAGGTCAGCCGCACTCCGATCCGGGAAGCTTTGAAGCAGCTGGAGCGCGAGGGCTTGGTTGAGGTGCGAGCGCGGGTCGGAACTTTCGTCAGGAAGCCTACCCAGCGCGAAATCCACGAGATGTTTTCGCTCAAGGAAGCCTTTGAGGGATTGGCGGCTGGCTTGCTGGCCAGGCGCGGGGCCGTACCTGAACTGGACCAGCTCAAGGAAAACGTTGCACGCAGCCAGCAGGCCGTCGAACGCGGCGACGCCGAACTCTATTCGCAATTGGTCCATGAATTCCACAGCACCTTGGTAGCCGGAGCCGACAACAGGAAGCTATCCGAGCACTATGACCTGCTGATGAACCAGCTGGCCTACCATCGCATTGTTTCGCAGACGCTGAGCTTGCCCGGGCGCTTGCAGAATTCGAAGGACGAGCATCAGGCCATCATCGACGCCATCAGCTCCAAGGATCCATTGGCCGCAGAACTCGTGATGCGCAGGCATGTTGCAGCATCAAGCCAGTCGGCTGCCCTAGCAGCGATGAAAGAAGAAGACGAAGAACAACCGGGTTAG